A single window of Coffea eugenioides isolate CCC68of chromosome 7, Ceug_1.0, whole genome shotgun sequence DNA harbors:
- the LOC113776761 gene encoding uncharacterized protein LOC113776761: MDASFQCSSSLKCELSIIRAKNIEFKSSGHLFVRCYLSAGNNTRVQLNTKEISSKSDLFWDEFFSLQCQGTEDAINSLRQGNVVFELRWRSTKPILGRLTGGSKILGRAEIPWKNVFESPNMEIETWVRMNSKNPCLHQDVKPPSVQVKVKVGVPEMTNERRWDHSCGCNDSRCQSLDYVDYDYFALGFALEAL, encoded by the coding sequence ATGGATGCTTCTTTTCAATGTTCCTCTAGCCTTAAATGCGAGTTAAGCATCATAAGAGCTAAAAATATTGAGTTCAAGTCTTCAGGACACTTGTTTGTGAGATGCTATCTTTCAGCAGGAAACAACACAAGAGTCCAACTCAATACCAAAGAAATCTCAtccaaatctgatttgtttTGGGATGAATTTTTTTCACTGCAGTGCCAAGGAACTGAAGATGCCATCAACTCCTTGAGGCAAGGGAACGTTGTCTTCGAGTTGAGATGGAGAAGCACTAAACCAATTCTTGGAAGACTTACCGGTGGATCAAAAATCTTGGGAAGAGCTGAAATTCCCTGGAAAAATGTTTTTGAATCACCAAACATGGAAATTGAGACATGGGTTCGGATGAATTCAAAGAATCCATGCTTGCATCAAGATGTCAAGCCCCCCTCAGTGCAGGTCAAGGTGAAAGTTGGAGTTCCAGAGATGACTAACGAAAGGAGGTGGGATCATTCATGTGGTTGCAACGACAGTAGATGTCAATCTCTTGATTATGTTGATTATGACTACTTTGCACTTGGATTTGCTCTAGAGGCCTTGTAG